Within Bactrocera oleae isolate idBacOlea1 chromosome 6, idBacOlea1, whole genome shotgun sequence, the genomic segment agagtataagaaTAGCGTTACATAGATACCGCTGTATTCGCTTTTAGTTACAAGGGTGTAAATATTTAAGTGGCAACATCCAGCGTGTTTTACATGGGTAACTGCTGACGACAGCCTTACCCCACGGCGATCAACACACAGCACAGCGGATCAAAGCAATGCGTTCGCCAGGGGTTGAACctcatacgcacattacacgcacacaccattcacacaagaagctaacccgaATTCctagttaaacgccttcgccgcctAAACAACTCGCGCCCAATCGACCCTAATTGTCCATTGGCATTCCGCGATAACGTGCACCCAATCCTCTAAACGCGCCGCACATAAACACCCCAACCTATCAGATGGGTTTCTCTAATGCCAGAATGCATTTAATGCCCATGCCCCGTAATTAAGAAACACAGACTCAGACagaatctgaagtctgggttaccctcaactaACATGTACCCGTGTATCACCCAACCGTTAAGGCTGTTgccccaacggtcttgccacctactcctgaCCCTAtaatctagaagcctcttgctccctagatattcctccctctccacatgtgaaaatcagatcaagagggggtgcacctaacaagacctgcatcgcatccgtcgAAACGGTACAGgtaaacatgcaagcatcatgcaatcAATCAATACATCATGCGCTGACCCCATACTCGGGCAATCGGTGGATGAAACGGGGACAATCTGCCAAAATAAGATATCAAATATGATTGTAGTCCATTCATAACTTCAAGGAATAGCGAATggtgaattctttcgcaaagcTTCCAGTTCGGCAGAgtgagtaaattaaaaaaaaatttactaggAGACTTTTTATAGAAATGTTACttcaataaacatttaaaaactcTGTGCTCTAAATCTTTAACTAACATTAGGCTATTTATAATAAGAAAAACTCACAAACGAATCATCGCtaacaaatatttgataaaaataaatgtgctttaagtaaataaaaactgtCTAAAATTTgaagtttgtaaaaaaaaatgttcaatataaTCGTAATTTAATCATATTATAAATTCTGTGTCTTCATCTTAACATCTATTACATACTTTGGACGAAATTCCCTTATCGTTAAATTGCCAGCGCAATCATAGCAATGACCGTGTAGTCCTACTAAACCAAAATCAAGTCGCACTTTTTGTGttatgaaattaaaacattACTCGTCCAGGGGTGTTTTGAAAGGCTCAAAAATCTATCGGTATAGACTACCCTATTAGAACCAGAAGCCTTCTTTGCAATATAACCTCATACCATAAGGGAGAAGTTCCGAAAAGAAGAATGACGGAGACAAACAGCGTCTTTATATTATTAATCCTTTCCTAAGTTAAATTACTGATGGAAGCATATAACACTAAAAGGTTCGAGCAAGGGACAATATTAGGGTACATGTGCATTATGAACAAATTAATGTAgatttaaaagatatttatataagtatatgggcATATTATCTTAAGGAACACTTACTTCTTGATtgcatatatgatatataggGAGCTTAATGCCTCTCTGACCTCAGGCATAAGCAGAGTGTTGGGGATGAACGGCACATTGTCAGGTGGTCACAATAGTTCACAGACTATATCCAGGCCTATGGGGTTGAAGTACACATCTCTGACTATGATATCCGTCGCCGTTGAATACTCAATTGCTATACATTAGCGAACTTAAAACCTACCCAGAATATCAAAAAATGCGAGCTTTTAATAAACTATTATTTTAATTCGATTTAattaactgtaaaaaaaatgtatataactgACGCTTCACGTCATGCCGAGTTCAACGGTTATCTTTTCATGGTCAAAAATTCAAAGCTAACCATCTTACTAATCACGTGGTGCGCCAAATCCAGCGACAACTTCGCAAAGTGGGAAAAGCAGCGAAGACAAAGCGTTAAACACTTTAGCCTACAATTAAAACAACACAGAAAAACTAGCTCAGTCTACACGAAAAACAATTCAAAGAGGAATCTAATCATTAAAAATGAAACCTAACAATGTTAACGGCACAGTTTTGAGAACTGGAAGACAATCACCAAAATAACATGAATCTGTGCTTCGCGTAGAAAATCCGAAATTAAGTCAACATTTTTCTAGCTACGCCATTGTTTTGTCAGAGGCTCGCTCGAATTATGCATCACGAGTGTTGAGAAATGACGATCCACCACAAACACCGGAAAAAAACACTTAAGCGAAAAAACGCTAATAAGCACGGCCAGTGAAGGTGCAcgcgaaacaaaaacaaaaatgcatcgAAACCAAACATTGTAAATACAAAAATCAACACCGCTGACGAACGTCCGCGCGGCAGATGAACGGCAATTGACACTGTCAGCTGAGACATTAACTGCGACCAGAGCGCGTCAGTACCAACAATGACCTGAGAGCAGCAAAAGATCTGTTGACGAGCGGCCAACAGACAACAGGTGAGCGTcaatcacagcaacaacaaaccagTTGCTCGATTTGTGGTAGCTAGCAAACATGTTGGCGGAGAAAAATGAAGCAATGAAAATgtcaaaagaagaaaaagaaaaagatatataaattaattcgaAAAATCCAACGCATTTTGAACGAAAAAACACAAATGGTTATAAATTCAAGCGAACGCACGGACAAGCGGATAGCAAACATGTGtattaaacgaaataaaatgaACGAAATGAAGACAAAGCGTTGAATTCCTATAAAAAGCATCTTTAGCTAGCGAACAAAGTTTAATCAGTTAAAAAAGCTCGACAAGTTGACAACTGCCTGCCGCCTTACTCGATTAGACGATCGTGTGATtgcgaaaaagaaaaaaataataaataattaataaaacattCATAAAAAACGGATGAAATAGAAACACGAAAAACGATGAGCTCGCGAAAGTAAATATACGGTCAATAACGGACACTCAAGTTGGCCTTAGAACGCGCGCGCAAAACGAAACGGTGTGTCAATAAAGGAGTTGCCAGACACTTGCTTATCACTGCTGCATGCTAGTGTGAGCGTTTGTGTTTACTGTAGTGACTTAATGATTGCACAGTGTCAACAGAAGACCCACGCAACAAACTTGCAGTGCAAAagataaagttttgaaaaaattttacgagTGACAAAAATTGCAACGAAActattggtgtgtgtgtgtgtgtgtgtgttatttgcCAACTCTTACAACGACATTTGAAAAGCGTTGAAATTTCGCTGCAGCGCTCACATACAAACAAGTATTTGTCGTCGCATAAACTGAGCTGCAAGCCGAGCTTATTCCAAAATGTGGCACTATGTgagcaaacaaaagcaaaacgaaATTCTTTACTTGCGTTCAATTGTCAATAACCAACACTACTTTTTTCAGACCCCCGCAATATGCCTGTGCACCGCACTCGCCGTCATGCATGCCGCCCGTGCCGCACAGCGTCCCAATTACGTGCCCCCGCATTACTATCACTACCCGACGCCGCGCTATCCACTCACCATACCCGCCAATGTGGGCGCAGCAGCGCCGGAACACTATCAATTCCAACAACAGCACTCTCGGTATGCGCAGCAACGTTATGTgcaaccgcaacaacaacaatactaccGAAACGTACAACCATCCACCAAAGTGGCGCAGCAGTTCTCCTCGTCTGCGCTGGAAAATGTCGCCTTCACCTCAGCCCTGACCAGTCAGGGTTACACTTATGGCGGCAATGCTCTTGCGGCAGCTTCAGTGTCAGCGGCGCGCGCGCTACCCTCAGCGCTGTCGTTGCCACCATCCATTGCGCAGACCCTCGAGTCCAGCAATGATATTGCGTCGGAAGGCGCCATCGATTCATCGGATGCTTCCGTAAATCTGAAACTACCGCTACCCATCAATATAGCGCCAATCAAGGTGCAACCGTTGCCGTTGCAGGCGGGCACTTCCTTCAGCGAGCTGGCCAACGCGGTTACTTCGTACGGCACCGTTTATCCGCAACGCAAGCGCCGATGAAACACTTAGCCGTTTTAATGCGCTGCCTTATGTTGCGCTGGTGCAAAAGAGGCTGGTTAATTCGGAGCTAAATTCATAcaactagcaacaacaacagcaatagcaaagcaatttaattttttatatagtgaTTTAGCTGAAGACCTAGGCGCTGCTCATCATCAATCACCAGTCATAGTTTTAGTTCTACGACGCGGAGCGGTGCTCTGCTCTGCCATTAAATATAAGTAactgttaaatttatttctttcacgattgccaacatacatacatacacacgttcAATATAAAAGTGAGGATGCAGCCAAAATTGTACTCTTTTAGGCGTTTTACTCTGCgacacataattttatttttttttaaggaacTGTGTATTgttcataaaatgtttaatgtaaatttctttatagttccaaatttttatacattttttttatatattttattaatagttttattttgtttttatttaatttttttttttgtatattatttaatcttttttgttttattattataccctcgcaacatgttgctacagagtatattagtttttttttaaattacattttttttatttttgttaaaatattttatttgttgaattgtttatactcttttactctttttttcctataaaactatgtttattattttctactttttaattatttattcttcaaaataattttgcacaaatttttttctttttaaatttggtttgtacatatttttaaataacgtttttgttcacttttatttttttgaaaataactttAGCTAAATATAACTGTTTTGTGTCACTCTCATTTTGTGTGCTTGTAGCTTTACAAATGGTTGATTAAAATACTTGCCATACTATTTACATATcgacaaaaaaagaaatatacaaaaatctcaaacaaaaaaatacataacaaCGTGTGATTTTTTCTCAAAGATTTGCAAATTAGCATCATTAAAATCTTAATCCGTTGACTGCATTATAGTTTCTATTTACCGGTTCAAAGCCACTCGATATCTTCTGCCGCTCGCTGACTTTGGAGGCCGCCTAAGAGCTGCTCTTataaacgcacatacataccataGATACAAATATGCTTGTGTGAATTATGTGTGGACTTTTGTTTTTCAAGTGGAAACTCATTCATGTTGGtcgttttaattaaataaatacaaaatcaagcaacaaaaacaTCCAAAAACTTCCACAATGCACAACCAACCGATTTGAAGGTTTtagttatatttagttttacagTTTAACATTTTGTTGTTAACATTCCCATTGACATATTTATTGGCTCATTGTTTGTGGCTTGCTGCCACATGAATTGACCTAAGCAATGTAGGAGTTtgcaaaaataattcaattaaattgcttAGGTTATAGTAACTTGTGAATAGCGATCTTTCGTCGTCACAATAGTTCGTCAGACATTCATTAATCTTGAAGCTTTTGAATTCTGTTTGcccactgttgttgtttttgctctcTTGAGCGTCACATGACTACTGCGTTCAGTTTGTTGTTTAGCGATGAACCCTTTCACTTTTTAACAGTTGCTTTTACTAAATTTCAAGTTTTCGTCATTCCATTCGTCTGAGGTCGGCGTCCGAAATCGAGTTTTACTGCTACCCCCATAAGAAATAGATAAATGGCTAAATTATGTATGCGATcaacataaaatgaaaaattattcacAGATTGAGAATTCCATAACTTGTTCAACTATTACGTTTTTTATTCTTATCGCTTTAgttatttgtgaattttgaaGTTTTCTACAGTTTAAGGCATATCTGCAGTTTTTATAGGTAGATAGTAATTATAgtagttttattttgaaattcaaacACACATGCCGCAATCTATTGTGATGATTTTCTTATTcgtattaattttattcaaatacagTTCAACATTTTTTCTGCATGTTAAACCGTTAACCGAGTTAATAAAACGAAGCTAAATTcgaatatttccaaaaataaaaacgatgCTCCAACATGTATTACTTGTAGTCGAATATATTCTTATTATCTCATTCGAGAGTAGTTCGCTGCACTAGTCAAAAGGCGTCAAGATCtatgtatacaaacatttgTTTTGCAATTCGAACCAATCCGGAACAGACATAATATCGGAAACTAAACTACACTCTTACaattaatagaaatacatataatagtTTACGATTGTAAAAAGAAGAAACAGATTTGAtgcaaatcttttttattttaaataagaggtgttattgttttttttaggtGTCACCGCTTTTTTGACCGCTACattcattcaaaaatttatttgcataaactGTAAATAGAAGTTTGCTGTAGACGTAAATTCAACGGCTTCGGTATTCGTACTTATTTTCAGAATTTTAGGTGTACACATACTCATTTTCGGAGCAATCGTGATTTCTTATATTTCTGGCTATTCGAATAATAAATTTCACCCATTAACTAAAATGTATTCTATAACAATTCTGACTCTATACTGTCGTTATATAGATTATGGTaaaacaattttctcggttTTATCACTGACCACTGCTCGCCAAAAAgaaagcaaaagtataataaattcgGTGTTTATGAAACTAATATAGAGTTTGATAACATATTCGTATAGATTTTTCTAGTAATGGTGCGACTTTGTGCACAAAACGAAAACTTACTCTTgcccctatataactaataacaagattttcaaacatccgggtgattttaattctaaaatatttgtgatggtatgtaaggtaacttaatgaaactcagagagcatctttttcttttaaagaaatgtatgtatgtatgtatgtatacaaaaaatacCGATAATATGTGATTATGCTGCACCAATTACCTCGACACCTATATGCCAcctataatgatttttgttataccaataaaaaatgtgttgatCATATGCTTTCAATTATACCCGaataatgtcaaaagttaatgcaatcagcccagaCCCAATATTgggatttccgactttccaactGAATTTAAACCGATTACCTCAAAATGTGTGTTATTTTCATGAAATAAGTGGACAAGCTTTCTTCAAAATGATACGGTTTAGCGGTGAATGAAAGTGGTGTCGACCTGCGCCAAAACCGCATTTCACTAATTTAATCAATttcgatcttctggttgacgttttccacatcaattcataaattaaattcattagaAGATGGTTTCAATATAACTCTAGCtcacgcgaagtaaaatatagtaaaaaaactaagtgagtctatgagctataatataagttagtaaaacacaaatttgattataattcattcactatttcgtcgaataatgaatgttaaattatttcgtaacatttttgatttaaaatttgccaGCTTCTGAAGGTTTTttcctgctttgatccttgcaagttacaagagtataaaatcttcggttatacccgaacttagaccttccttacttgtttatagtttttatactctagcaacatgttgctacagagcatattagatttgttcacctaacggttgtttgtatcacctaaaactaattgagttagatatatggttatgtatatataaatgatcaggatgaagagacgagttgaaatccgggtgactgtctgtccgcccgtccgtcggtccgttcgtgcaagctgtaacttgagttaaaattgagatatctttatgaaacttggtagacatgtttcttggtaccgtgagacggttggtattgcagatgggcgtaatcggaccactgccacgcccacaaaacgccattaatcaaaaacaaataaattgccataactaagctccacaataagatacaaggctggtatttggcacacaggatcgcattaaggggcatctgcggtttaatgtgcatatctcctaaactgctaaagctataataacaaaattcactgagaacaaatatttttagcacctctatctacggtgtggaaatgggtgaaatcgggtgacaaccccgcccactcccatcgcatctgatgttttcactctccagtatgcaaatcaagcaacaatgattatatcggcgtacaactttgcttgaataatacgtttaaagtatgccactttgtaaccaaaaattgtc encodes:
- the LOC106616967 gene encoding uncharacterized protein gives rise to the protein MWHYTPAICLCTALAVMHAARAAQRPNYVPPHYYHYPTPRYPLTIPANVGAAAPEHYQFQQQHSRYAQQRYVQPQQQQYYRNVQPSTKVAQQFSSSALENVAFTSALTSQGYTYGGNALAAASVSAARALPSALSLPPSIAQTLESSNDIASEGAIDSSDASVNLKLPLPINIAPIKVQPLPLQAGTSFSELANAVTSYGTVYPQRKRR